Below is a genomic region from Telmatobacter sp. DSM 110680.
TTTACGAGCAGAGCTTCAATGTCCGGCTTGAGCAGACGCAGGACTGGGTTATTAGCAGCGATTTCTTCCCACGCATCAAGTGGCAGAAGCGATTCAACCGAGCCGGCGGGGCTTGGATACAGCGCAACGGTTCTGTTTTCAATACTGGACCGGAACAAGAAGGCCATGTTGATAGGAATCATCAGGCTTTCCCACTGGCCGTCGGTCATTTCGAAGCTGGCGAGATACTGGGGCGTGCGGGATACGCGCTTGAATTTTGATTTTTCAAGTCCATCAAAGAGCAAGGCACATGCATCACAGGCGCAGAGGATCTGGCGATTGGCGAGTTCAACCAGGTGGGGATGATCATGATGCAATCCGGCGCTGCAGAGCTCGCAATGTTCAACGGCTCGCGAAGCCGCACTGCGCGAACGGGTGAACTGGCGCAGAACGCCAAAGGCCTGCTCAAAGCCGAGCATGGATTCTTCAGGCATAGCAGGACCCTTTCTTTAGCGTTGTTCTCAATCGGCGCCATCCGTTCGGAGTGAGTGAGAATTTTGATTAGCCGTTAGAAGACTGTGTCCCATGAGACTTTCGAGAGCGACGAATCCTGAATTCACAGGCTCTTCCAGTCCGCGAATATCCAGAGAGGTCACATCCGGAGCGAGCTCGTAAATTCCCTCTTCCACGATGGCGCGCACATCTTTTGATGTGGAGCCGCAACTGTGTCCGCTTGACGTCGATGTCACACTGAGTTCCACTGCTCCTTCACACACGCGGATGAGATCGATGCTGTATGAAAGTTTTCGCAACCGAGGTCGTAGGCGCTCGATTGCTTTGTCGAGGCGCGTCTCTAAATCATCCGGATGCAGCGAATAGAGGAGTAGCAGACTGTTGGTGACGCTATCCTGCGCCAGCCTGTCGACGATTGCGGGGCCTGCGGCCTCGTTTTCAAAGATAATCTCCATCATTCTGTCGAGCCCCACACCATGCACGTCCATGAGAAGTTGCACGAGTTGTTTGCAAGCAATCTTCTGAGGGTTGTCGGGCATCTGATCGAACTGCGTGATCAACTGTCCGAGCTGTCGAACCTGTTCCTGAAATTCGGTGCCGTTCGCCACACGCCTCCTTTGAGCAATTGATCAGAAGTGAGAGGCCGGGCATTCACTGGCATTACTGCCACAAATGAATGGCCCCGGCTCCCTTCTGACTTTGACTCGGCCAACGATTTCAACGATGAACGTCAGACCCCACACCGAACATCGGGGAATGGTGGGTCTCCAATACTTTGCCGTTGCCAAGATACATGTGCACACCGCATGGGAGGCAAGGATCAAAGCTGCGCACTGCGCGCATGATATCGATGCCCTTGAATTTGTCCGGACCATTCTCCTCGAAGATTGGCGTATTCTGTACCGCATCCTCATACGGACCGGGAGTGCCATAGCAATCGCGTGGGTTGGCATTCCAAGGCGTAGGAGGATAAGGGTGATAGTTGGCGATCTTGTGGTCCTTTATCACGACGTGATGCGAAAGAACACCGCGCACTGCCTCGTGGAATCCGCAGCCGATAGCTTCTTCAGGGACCTTGAAGTCGTTCCATGTACGGGTGCGGCCGGCGTGCAACTCTGCCAGCGCCTGTTCGGCGAAGTAGAGTGCTGCCGCCGCTGCGTAGGCCTGGAAATAAGTGCGGGCGCGATCGCGTTCGATGGCATTGCTCCACTTGGGTATGTGCCATTCAAATTCGGTTTCTGGGAGAGAGACGGTCTTCGGCAAGTAGATTTTGACGCTGTGGCCGGTGGCCTTGATGTAGCCGATGTCAACGATGCCTGCAAGCGCCGTTGCCCAGAACCGTGCGATGGGGCCGCCGCCCGTGTCGAGCGCAAGGTAGTCACCCGTTCGCTTGTCGTACCACCGGGGAGACATGACCCAGGTGTATTTATCTTTGAAGTCGCGCTTCTGTGGCTTCGGGAAAGTGCTCTGATTCCACGGATGGCGCTGATCGACAGGGTTCCCGAGAGGATCCTTGGCCACGAAGGTCTGTGAGTTTTGCCAGTCATCGTAATAAGAGCTGCCGAGCAGGATGCGGATGTTGAGATTGATATCAACGAGGTCGTGGGTCACGAGTTGGCCGTCTACAACGACGCCTGGTGTGACGTACATAGCGCTACCCCACTCCGACATATTCTTGTAGGTATAGTCGCAGACGTCGGGATTGTTAAACGACCCCCAGCAGCCGAGGAGGATGCGACGGCGTCCTACTTCTTCGTAGCCGGGCATGGCTTCGTAGATGAAGTTGAAGAGATCGTCGTGGAGCGGCACGACCTTCTTCATGAACTCGACATACTTCATCAAGCGAACGATGTAGTCAGTGAAAAGCTGGACGGTGGGAACTGTGCCGACTCCACCCGGATACAGAGTCGAAGGATGGACGTGACGTCCTTCCATCAGGCAGAACATCTCACGCGTCATGCGGCTGACTTGCAAGGCTTCGATATAGAATGCGCCGGTGAAGGGATTGAGCGCCGTCATAATGTCGCCGATAGTTTTGAAACCATGCAGCTCGGCATGCGGTGACGCAGTCTTGGCTGCCTTCTCCCACACGCCGGGGTTGGTTTCTTTCACCATCTTTTCGCAGAAGTCGACGCCGACCAGATTGTCCTGGAAGATGTTGTGGTCAAACATGTATTCGGCGGCTTCACCAAGGTTGACGATCCACTCAGCCATGGCGGGGGGGCGGACACCGAAGGCCATGTTCTGCGCATAGGTCGCGCAAGTGGCGTGATTGTCGCCGCAGATGCCGCAGATGCGACTGGTGATGAAATGGGCGTCGCGCGGATCCTTGCCTTTCATGAAGATGCTGTATCCACGGAAGATAGAGGAGGTGCTGTGGCACTCTGCGACTTTGCGTTTGCCGAAATCGATTTTTGTGAAGATGCCGAGGCTGCCGACGATCCGCGTAATCGGATCCCAATTCATTTCTACTAACTGGCTCTTTCCAGCCTCTTGCTCCGAATGAGTAGCGGTAATCGTGCCCATCTTGATTTCTCCTTCTTTGCCGGGTTAGTAGGAACTGGACTTGTAGCCCGTAGTGAGTTCGGCGCGCGGATGCCGCCACTTGGGCTCTTTGTTGACAGTCGAATTCGTAATGCTGCGCAGAGCACGCATCGCCTTGCCGTAGGGACCTATCGACGAAGTGGACAGTTTCGCTCCGGGAGGCTCATCCATGAACGGCATGAACTTGTCGGGGAATCCAGGCATGGTGCAGCCAATGCAGATTCCTCCAACGTTAGGACAGCCGCCGATACCGGCCATCCAGCCCCGCTTCGGTACATTGCAATTTACGACAGGTCCCCAGCAGCCGAGCTTGACGATGCACTTGGGCGAGCCATAGCTGGTGGCAAAGTCACCCTGCTCGTAATACGCTGCGCGATCGCAGCCATCGTGTACGGTCTTGCCGAACAGCCACGTCGGCCGCAACTGCTCATCGAGAGGAATCATGGGCGCGAGGCCCGCAACTTGATACAGCAGGTAAAGCACTGTTTCCATGAAGTTATCCGGCTGAACGGGGCACCCAGGAACATTCACGATGGGTAGGCCCGCTTTCGATTTCCAGCCCCAACCAAGGTAGTCAGCCAGTCCCATGCAGCCGGTCGGATTGCCTTCCATGGCATGAATGCCGCCGTATGTGGCGCATGTGCCACAGGCGATAACGGCCAGTGCTTTGGGCGTGAGGCGATCGATCCATTCGTTGGTGGTGATCGGCTGTCCGGTGTGCGGATCGGTCCCCAGCCCTGCCCAGTAACCTTCCTTCTTGATCTTCTCGTTGGGGATGGAACCTTCAACAACCAGGACGAATGGATCAAGCCTGCCGGCCTCTGCTTCATACCAGAACTTCATGAAGTCATCGCCGCACTCGTAGGCGAGCACGGGATTATGCAGGTGAACTTTCGGTAATCCTGGAATTGCGCCGAGTAAAACATCTTCGATGCTTGGTTGCGTGGCCGCCGTGATGGAGACGGAATCTCCGTCGCAACCCAGACCGGCGGTGATCCACAATATGTGCAGTTCAGCCACAGCGGGTTTTTTCTGGGTGACTCGACCATAGGGTACAGCTTGTGCGGTCATGATCTGGGATCTCCTTTACGGATTCTGGCTGGCCTGCTTCTTTCACGCTGCCTAAGAACTGGGCGAACCAAGTGTGAGTTGGCTCGCACAACTTGCAAGAAAAAGGTCAGCGGCGACACACGCGAGTGAAACCCGGAAGACGGGAACGATCTCGCTTACGCATCGCCGCTGCAGAGAACTTAGCTTGGAGCCGACCTTTGTTAACTGTTCAAATCCAGCAATTCTGTCTCTCGATTTCGCCTAGTCAATACCGGCGCGGGGTTATCTCAAAAGACGAGGGGAAGATGCCTTCATCGAACACTGGCTATCCCACCAGACAGCGGGAAATAGTCGCAAGCGGGACCGGCCCTATTCTAACTTCATACTTTTCGCACTGGCTGGATAAGGGAAAACCCGATTTCGGTAGCTCCCAGTGAAGACGTTGGAGCAATGCCCTTTGGAAGGTGCAAATACTTATGATCGGAAAACATGTCGTCGCAAATCCTCCTGATAAAGTTCGCTTCTTGAAGAGTTCATCGAATACGAAATTATTCGCCGATCTTCCATTGAATTGCATGCTGAATCAGCTCTCGTCCGCTACGCAGGGCGAGCTTCTCTTTGATGTGAGCCTGGTAGGTTTCCACTGTTTTGATACTCAAGTGGAGTTCCTCGGCGATCTCCCGAGTGCCGCGGCCCTCGCCGATCAACCGAAAGACTTCCAGTTCGCGATCGGAGAGAGACGCGATGCGGGACTGGATCATGGAGGGAGCGCCGCCGATATACTGCTGCAGCATCTTGTTGGACATGCGCTCGCTGAGGTAGACCTCTCCGTTGAGAATGCGGCGCACGGCCACAAGCACTTTCTCGGTGGCCTCCTGCTTCATGATGTAGCCGTTGGCTCGGGCGCGGAGAGCACGCTCGGCGTATATTGCTTCATCGTGCATGGAGAGAACGAGAACAGGCAGATCAGGATTGGTGGCGCGGATATTCTTGAGGATATCGAGCCCATCAGGCCCATTTAGGGAGATGTCGAGGATCATGATGTCAGGGCGCAACTGCGCTATGGCATGCATTGCCGCCTGAGCCTCCTCAGCTTCGCCGCATACCTGCATGTCGTGCTGCTGATTGATCAGCAGCGCCAGGCCCTGCCGCATGAGCGGGTGATCGTCAACAACCAGCACAGTCTTCTTGCCGTACTGCGATCGGTCAAGGACAGAATTTGTCGTCATTGGCTTTTCCCTTTCCCTGCGCGGCTTCGATGGGGAACATGCAGATGACACAGGTGCCGTGAGGCAGATTTGGGCGAATCTCCAACCTTCCGCCGATCATGCCCGCCCTGTAGCTCATGATGTGCAGGCCCATTCCGGGGGTCGACGCTCGATCTTCTGCGATGCCTGTGCCGTCATCGCGGATGATCAGTTTGCCCCATCCGCCTTCCGCGGTCAGGCTGATTATGATGCCAGAGACGTGTCCGTGCTTGATGGCGTTGTTCACCGCCTCCTGCGCAATGTGATACAGATGCGTGGCCATGGCATCATCGTGAATGAGCACGTCGGTCGCACACTCAAAGCCGCAGGAGATTCCGAACAGATCTTCCACTTCGCCCGCCCGGAGTTGGAGTGCCGACATCAGTCCCTGTGAATCCGAGACAACCGGAAGAAGGCCACGCGCCAGCTCGCGCGTTTTATGGATCGCTTCGTTCACCAGCTTTACGATCTTCGCGGCGTCGGCTGTGTCCGGAAGCTGTTTCTCGGCGAGCTTTGCTTCATGGGCTTTGGCCATGAACGCGATGCCTGTTAGATGTTGGCCTAGTCCATCATGCAGATCCTGACCGATGCGCCGCTGCTCGCGCGCACTGATCTCCAACAGCGCTCTCTCCAGTTGTTCGCGTTCGGTGATATCGATACCGGTGGCGATGATGTACCGAGGTATCCCATCATCGCTGCCAGGCAACATCGAGCAAGACCAGGCGATCAGACGATTCGTATTGTGTCGCGTCACCCAGTGACTCTGAAAATCCTGGGGAAGCAGGTCCCCGCTTAATTGCAGAAGCACGGACCTTGCGCGTTCCGCCTCTTCTTCTTGTTGGAAGAACTCCCACAGGCGCCTGCCGCGTACCTCGTCCAGTGCATATGCGGTGGTTAGCTCGCATGCTCGATTGAAGCGCACGATGCGTCCATCGAGGTCGAGGACAGTCACGAGCGCACCGACCGTATCGAGAATTGCGGACACAGTGTTGCGTTCCTGTTGCAGGGCGCGTTCAGTGTCTTTCAAATCCGTGATATCGATCGCCACGCCATGAATGAACCACGGTGAACCGTCAGGACGGCGCACCATACGCGCATCGCAGTGGAACCATACAACGCGACCGTCGCGCGCCATGACACGATAAGAGGAGCGCAGCGGCTTGCCGGAGAGAAACATTCCGGCAGCCTCAAGGCTCCAGCGTTGCTTGTCGTCGGGATGGATGCGTGCGTACCATCGCACCGGATCTTCAAGCCACTCTTCGCGCGAATAACCGAGTGCTGCCTCAATCTCAGGACTGACGAATGCCTCGCTCACGCCACGATCGAGGTACGCCATGAAAACCACGGCTGGGATCTGTTCAAGAAGCGCGCGGTATTTGGCTTCGAGATTCGACGCGTCGGACTGATCGGATGGCGATAGATCGTTGACCGCCGCATTGCCCGGCGCAGCGAATACGCTCGCCAGTTCGAGTAGAAGAGCCTCAGCTGCGCCCAGATCCGGTATCACGGGAACACTACCCCACTCGGCCTCGCGTTGAGAGGGCCGGTCTTCCCATTCGGTTTGCGCCAGCAATGCCATTCATCACTCCGGTGTAAGGCTTGCTTACAAATCTTCAGGTTGGATGTCAGTCGGACTTGCCGGGGACAGATTGCCGTTGACGCCAGCTTGGAACTTTGTTCAGAGATGCCTGGGTAAATTTGCGTAAAGCATGGATAGCGCGCCCATAGGTTTCGACGGCGGCCGATGATAGGAGTGAACCGGGTGGTTGATTCATGAACGGCATAAATTTGTCTGGGAAGCCAGGCATGGTGCAGCCAATACAGATTCCGCCAACATTGGGACAGCCGCCAATCCCGCCCATCCACCCGCGCTTGCCTACATTGCATTGCACGACTGGTCCCCAACAACCCAGTTTTACGATGCAAAGCGGTGACCCGTACTCCTCGGCAAACTGAGCCTGTTCGTAATATCCGCCGCGATCGCACCCCTCGTGCACTGTGCTACCGAAAAGCCAGGTGGGTCTAAGCGCGCTGTCGAGAGGGATCATCGGCGACCGTCCAGCAGCCATGTACAACAGGTAGAGAAGCGTCTCCATGAAGTTGTCAGGCTGCACGGGACATCCGGGAACGCAGACGATCGGGATTTTCGCTTTTGACTGCCATTGCCACCCGAGATAGTCGGGCAGGCCCATGCAGCCGGTGGGATTGCCCTCCATCGCATGGATGCCGCCATAAGTCGCACAGGTTCCCACCGCAATTACCGCCCAGGCATGCGGCGCGAGGCGGTCGATCCACGCACAGGTGGTTATGGGCTGGCCGGTTGCAGCGTCAGTGCCGAGCGATGCCCAATAGCCCTCTTGCTTATTGTTTTCGTTGGGGATGGAACCTTCAACAACAAGGATGAAGGGATCGACGCCGCCATCGGCAGCCAGGTGAAATCGACGCAGAAACTCATCCCCATTTTCAAAAGAGAGGAATGGGTTGTGGAAGTTGACCTTGGGTATCCATGGAATACCACCCCGGATGACGTCCTCAATGCTAGGCTGCGTCGCAGCCGTCATGGCGATAGTGTCACCATCGCATCCGAGCCCTGCGGTAATCCATAGAACATCGATCTCCGCAATTGGCGGAGTCGAATGGGCCGAGCTTGCCACAGGACCTCCCGTGCCGGCGCCCACCAGGGGAAGTGGCGCACGAAATATCTTCCTCCTGAAAGAGGACTTAGGCAAGAGATTGCGCTTCTTTTCCCGAGCGAGTCTTGTCGCAATCCGGGAAAGCTGGAGGGTGTAGCGAATGGGATGGATTTGAGCTTAGAGTGCGCTTCTATACTGATATGCGTCGAGTAGCGGCAAACCGGATCAATTCCAAGGCGTACAGCCAAGCCTAAGCATCCAGAAACGCAGATTCGCCTCGCACACACTAGGAATGCGAGGCGAACACTTCAAGTAGATGGGAATCCTCCGCGTCTTTCACTCAGTTTGCATGCAGGCTTCTAAACTGTCGAAGTTCTGCCGCGCAGAAAGTGAAACACAAAGGAGACTAACGCCAACACCAATAAGATATGGATGAGAAAACCCGCCGTATGGAACATTACGAATCCACCCAGCCACAGTAGAACCAACACAATTCCTATCCCTAAAAACATTGTTTCCTCCTTATTTACATCTCTAATTTGTCGGAATTCGTCCGACCGCGGAAGCATGGGGGCAGCTATCTCAAAGTTTGAGACATGCTCTGCCGCTTAGGTTGTCTGCCTTCAACTTCTTAGGGTGTTCATCTGTAACACCGGCTGATCTATTCCGGTGCTGTAGGCAACCTGTTTTGCTGTTTCTCGGGCGAATCTGTAACGAATCTGCATACTCGTGGCTTTAATCCTTTAAATGGATAAAGCAGGAAAGTTAAGTAGACCCAATTTTGTCCGCGCTCGGTTTCTGGGCCTTGTCCTTCTAACGCTCGTAGACGGCATCGCCGCTACGGGGCAAGGTGCACTCAAGCTCCGAGACGCCATTGAAACAGCCTTGGGCAAAAGCCCTGACGCTGCAATCGCACGAGCTGGCAATCGGGAAGCCGACGCGGGGGCTGTTCTGTCTCGCACCGCGCTGCTGCCGCAACTGAGCTTTATTGAAGACATCTCCCGCGGAAACGATCCCGTGTATGTTTTCGGCTCGCGGCTGAGGCAAAGGCAGTTCACGCAAGCAGACTTTGCGATCGATGCTCTAAATCATCCAGATCCGCTTGGCGATTTCTCGACGCGGCTGTCCGGTTCGTGGGTGGCCTTCGATTCATTTAAGACACAGAGAGAGATTCGTCGTGCCGACAGCTTGAAGCAGAGTGCTCAATTGTCGGGCAAGGCAGTCGATCAGCAGATTGTCTTCCGCGTCGTGACGGCATACCAATCGGTGCTCTTCGCTCAGCGAGAGGTCGACGTAGCCGAGCACGAGCAGGAGACGGCGGCGGCGCTGCTGACTTCAGTCGACGACCACGTAAAGGCTGGCCTTGCGGTCGAGTCCGATCGCATGTCGGCACAGGTGAATGGAGCCGCCCGCAAACAAGAGTTGATTGCGGCACAGGGTGATCTGGAACTGGCGTGGGCCCAACTGCGAGAAGCGATGG
It encodes:
- a CDS encoding DUF5947 family protein, translated to MPEESMLGFEQAFGVLRQFTRSRSAASRAVEHCELCSAGLHHDHPHLVELANRQILCACDACALLFDGLEKSKFKRVSRTPQYLASFEMTDGQWESLMIPINMAFLFRSSIENRTVALYPSPAGSVESLLPLDAWEEIAANNPVLRLLKPDIEALLVNRVGHAHGLRDAEYYIAPIDECYKLVGLIRTNWKGLSGGTEVWTEVARFFAELRSKSEVMRGGVNA
- a CDS encoding nickel-dependent hydrogenase large subunit, coding for MGTITATHSEQEAGKSQLVEMNWDPITRIVGSLGIFTKIDFGKRKVAECHSTSSIFRGYSIFMKGKDPRDAHFITSRICGICGDNHATCATYAQNMAFGVRPPAMAEWIVNLGEAAEYMFDHNIFQDNLVGVDFCEKMVKETNPGVWEKAAKTASPHAELHGFKTIGDIMTALNPFTGAFYIEALQVSRMTREMFCLMEGRHVHPSTLYPGGVGTVPTVQLFTDYIVRLMKYVEFMKKVVPLHDDLFNFIYEAMPGYEEVGRRRILLGCWGSFNNPDVCDYTYKNMSEWGSAMYVTPGVVVDGQLVTHDLVDINLNIRILLGSSYYDDWQNSQTFVAKDPLGNPVDQRHPWNQSTFPKPQKRDFKDKYTWVMSPRWYDKRTGDYLALDTGGGPIARFWATALAGIVDIGYIKATGHSVKIYLPKTVSLPETEFEWHIPKWSNAIERDRARTYFQAYAAAAALYFAEQALAELHAGRTRTWNDFKVPEEAIGCGFHEAVRGVLSHHVVIKDHKIANYHPYPPTPWNANPRDCYGTPGPYEDAVQNTPIFEENGPDKFKGIDIMRAVRSFDPCLPCGVHMYLGNGKVLETHHSPMFGVGSDVHR
- a CDS encoding hydrogenase expression protein HypE, which encodes MTAQAVPYGRVTQKKPAVAELHILWITAGLGCDGDSVSITAATQPSIEDVLLGAIPGLPKVHLHNPVLAYECGDDFMKFWYEAEAGRLDPFVLVVEGSIPNEKIKKEGYWAGLGTDPHTGQPITTNEWIDRLTPKALAVIACGTCATYGGIHAMEGNPTGCMGLADYLGWGWKSKAGLPIVNVPGCPVQPDNFMETVLYLLYQVAGLAPMIPLDEQLRPTWLFGKTVHDGCDRAAYYEQGDFATSYGSPKCIVKLGCWGPVVNCNVPKRGWMAGIGGCPNVGGICIGCTMPGFPDKFMPFMDEPPGAKLSTSSIGPYGKAMRALRSITNSTVNKEPKWRHPRAELTTGYKSSSY
- a CDS encoding response regulator transcription factor, with amino-acid sequence MTTNSVLDRSQYGKKTVLVVDDHPLMRQGLALLINQQHDMQVCGEAEEAQAAMHAIAQLRPDIMILDISLNGPDGLDILKNIRATNPDLPVLVLSMHDEAIYAERALRARANGYIMKQEATEKVLVAVRRILNGEVYLSERMSNKMLQQYIGGAPSMIQSRIASLSDRELEVFRLIGEGRGTREIAEELHLSIKTVETYQAHIKEKLALRSGRELIQHAIQWKIGE
- a CDS encoding PAS domain S-box protein; this translates as MALLAQTEWEDRPSQREAEWGSVPVIPDLGAAEALLLELASVFAAPGNAAVNDLSPSDQSDASNLEAKYRALLEQIPAVVFMAYLDRGVSEAFVSPEIEAALGYSREEWLEDPVRWYARIHPDDKQRWSLEAAGMFLSGKPLRSSYRVMARDGRVVWFHCDARMVRRPDGSPWFIHGVAIDITDLKDTERALQQERNTVSAILDTVGALVTVLDLDGRIVRFNRACELTTAYALDEVRGRRLWEFFQQEEEAERARSVLLQLSGDLLPQDFQSHWVTRHNTNRLIAWSCSMLPGSDDGIPRYIIATGIDITEREQLERALLEISAREQRRIGQDLHDGLGQHLTGIAFMAKAHEAKLAEKQLPDTADAAKIVKLVNEAIHKTRELARGLLPVVSDSQGLMSALQLRAGEVEDLFGISCGFECATDVLIHDDAMATHLYHIAQEAVNNAIKHGHVSGIIISLTAEGGWGKLIIRDDGTGIAEDRASTPGMGLHIMSYRAGMIGGRLEIRPNLPHGTCVICMFPIEAAQGKGKANDDKFCP
- a CDS encoding hydrogenase expression protein HypE; amino-acid sequence: MASSAHSTPPIAEIDVLWITAGLGCDGDTIAMTAATQPSIEDVIRGGIPWIPKVNFHNPFLSFENGDEFLRRFHLAADGGVDPFILVVEGSIPNENNKQEGYWASLGTDAATGQPITTCAWIDRLAPHAWAVIAVGTCATYGGIHAMEGNPTGCMGLPDYLGWQWQSKAKIPIVCVPGCPVQPDNFMETLLYLLYMAAGRSPMIPLDSALRPTWLFGSTVHEGCDRGGYYEQAQFAEEYGSPLCIVKLGCWGPVVQCNVGKRGWMGGIGGCPNVGGICIGCTMPGFPDKFMPFMNQPPGSLLSSAAVETYGRAIHALRKFTQASLNKVPSWRQRQSVPGKSD
- a CDS encoding lmo0937 family membrane protein — encoded protein: MLPRSDEFRQIRDVNKEETMFLGIGIVLVLLWLGGFVMFHTAGFLIHILLVLALVSFVFHFLRGRTSTV
- a CDS encoding TolC family protein; the protein is MDKAGKLSRPNFVRARFLGLVLLTLVDGIAATGQGALKLRDAIETALGKSPDAAIARAGNREADAGAVLSRTALLPQLSFIEDISRGNDPVYVFGSRLRQRQFTQADFAIDALNHPDPLGDFSTRLSGSWVAFDSFKTQREIRRADSLKQSAQLSGKAVDQQIVFRVVTAYQSVLFAQREVDVAEHEQETAAALLTSVDDHVKAGLAVESDRMSAQVNGAARKQELIAAQGDLELAWAQLREAMGVADLQASDLKPIEPHTFPQLPLEQEIETASKSRPDISALALARSAQASAVGAARSEFGPRISTYGNWEEDRGSLGASGGSNWVAGVQISIDILPLGKRAQVARETAAQQRIEAQFAASQLHVRLEVNQAHIHRQTAALSLETAQVAVDQATESLRIVRNRYGAGLATITDLLRAEDAERQSQSNYWHAVYGNTMAYAELLYATGTLTPDAAEELQ